The sequence GGTCAATAGGATGAGGTCAACATAAATAAGATACAAATGGTTCGTGAAAACAATTAGGGGCAAAAAAATATCCACATGCGTTAGCATCTCACAAACATAAACTGAACTCAAAATAAAAGGAGTGTGACCCTTAATGCAAATTGCTTGAGCCAAAGCAGTACATAAAATCGACCGTCCATGCATACTCGCATTAAAACTTGATGATCCCTTCAGTTTGAGTTGATAAGAGAAGTTTATGATCACCTCTATATACTCTTTAGCACCTCTTAATTGCAAGTACAATATTTCAgctatttttaagaaatcagTGACTTGTGATCTCCAGAATCTAATACACCACCACAGTGCCACCTCCTAGTTCATCCCCCAGATTCAGTATTCTCCTCTACCTCAGGTACATGCTTTGTCAAAGCTGGTTGTGACCTACACGACCCCTAGAGGAAACTACAGAGAAGGCATCCTACCCATTAATTTGATGTCTGAAAAATCAGGCAAAATGAAGAGGAGGTGGCATGCATTTGGTCAAATATGAGTGCACACTTCTAATAACCTTGTCCCAGTGGTAGGATGCTGGCAAGTTGCAGTTAGGTAAAGCTAGTTCTAATGAAGTATGAATCATGGCAGACATTTCCGAAATCAACGTCTATCAAGTAAGGTAAGCAAAATAAGCCCAAAAATCAAGTAATTTGATTTACAAAAGCTTCAACAAATCCCCAGCCATCATCAAGATCAGGTCCCACCCAATAACCAGCTAGTATCATATGGGTACAAGAATTCAAGGGACAAGAACTAGTTTCAGAAGGAAATATCGAGGGTGTAATTAAGTGATGTCGATGGCTCCAGTTCACAGACAGTATGCCTTTATTTGCATTGCAGATGGTAAGAAGCTTTGGTGCTGCAAACGTAATTCATACAATcagcttaaaaagaaaaacacagacagCATTGTTCAAATGTTGAATATAAATGAAGTCCTAAACATTATGCCTTGCTTTAGCATCTGAAAGTGATCCATACtattattaacttattattggaACTTGAATTGGTCTCGTATCATCAACAAATTATCACTCAAGAGTTAAAAGAAGCAACATCATACATGTATTGGTTATTGATTTTGATGGTAATtgtctttctttaaaaaatccATTCATGGGATAAccaaaattcacataaaaagCTTTTTATCCCCTCCCAATGTAGAGCAGAACAAcacttcaaaactcaaaatgcaGGTAGCTGACCAAGGTTCAAACAGGATAAAAGCCTAAAAATGAGAAACAATCATGCTTTAATGCTTCAAACAGGAGGCATAAATGGTAAATGAGCAAGGAGATAAATAAAGAAAACCTGTTTTGGCAGTTGCTTGGTTTGAAAGTCTACCATGATATGATTTCCTTGGATATATTTCCTGGAGGCAAGTCCCAACAAACAATAAGCACAACAGATCAAATACACAAAATTCCATAAATAAAACACCAGCCAGGGCATCGTGTGTAAGCAACAAATATTAAGCAgcagttttcaaaaaaaatattgtgcaGAACTACTACAATGTATCCCTATACTTAATTTGACAAATTGTAGCATAACCTAAAGAATCATTAGGATAGATCAAAACAGTGATACAAGAAACCCACTTTGGTTACTGAGCAATTATCAAAAAGGCAATACA comes from Castanea sativa cultivar Marrone di Chiusa Pesio chromosome 3, ASM4071231v1 and encodes:
- the LOC142629511 gene encoding uncharacterized protein LOC142629511, whose protein sequence is MACLFSISFSMPLCAPTILFQEIYPRKSYHGRLSNQATAKTAPKLLTICNANKGILSVNWSHRHHLITPSIFPSETSSCPLNSCTHMILAGYWVGPDLDDGWGFVEAFVNQIT